In Xanthomonas campestris pv. phormiicola, the DNA window ATCCGCAGGCAGGTGCATGCGCAGGCGGCCGGCAACGCAATCGATGCGGAAGTGGCGCGAGGTTTCTGGTTCGCCGTCCAGGTTCAAGGTCAGCGGCATGGCCGCGTCGATGCGCACCCAGGGCAACTGCGCGCGTACCGCGACCCGCTCCAGCGCGGCCTGCTTGCCGGAGGTGACCAGGGTGCCCAGGGTCGCGGCGACTTCGCCGCTCATCTCCGGGACGATGGTCAGGTCGAGCAGGCCATCGTCGAGCAGCGCGTCCGGGCACAGCGCCTGGCCGCCGCCGGCCTGGCGTCCGTTGCCCAGGCCGAGCGCGATGAACTCGCCTTCCCAGGCGAACTCCGGCCCCTCGAACCGCGCCTGGATCGGATCGATCTGGCCCAGCCTGCCCATCCCGGTGATCAGGTAGGCCAGGCCGCCTAGCATCTTCTTCAGGCCCTCGTCGGTGTCCACCGTGACCTGGGTGCCGAAGCCGCCGCTGGCGACGTTGGCGCACCAGTGCGGCCCGTGCTCGGCCTCGATGCGCAGCAGGTCGATGGCCACGGCCGGCGCCTGCGCGACCAGTTCCAGTGCCGCCAGCGGGGTGTCGGGAATGCCGGCAGCGGTGGCGAAATCGTTGGCGGTGCCCAGCGGCACCAGGCCCAGCGCGGGCAGCGCCGCGGCGGCGGCGTGGTGGTGGGCCAGCGCACTGGCCACCTCGCTCAAGGTGCCGTCGCCGCCGGCGGCGACGATGCAGTCGGCGCCGTCGGCCACGGCCTCGGCCACGTAGCGTTCGGCGTCGCCCTCTTCCCAGGTCACCCTCACCTGCAATTGGATGCCGCGTTCGCGCAGCGCGGACACGGCCTCGCGCAGCGGCTCATCGCCCGCCGACTTGCCGTTGAGGATCAGACGCCAATGCGGTGCTGCCATGCGGACCTTCCCGAGCTCAGGCCTGCAGCCTAGCCGGCGGCGGATGCGGACATCGTGAATGCGCAGCGCCGGTGCCGCGAGCACTGCGCCCGGCACGCGGCAAGGCGCGCCGCACTCGGCACCAGCGCGCACGCATCCGCCTTTGGTGGAGCCCCGGCACGCAACCCGATGTTCGCCGCGGTGTCATATCCGCGTCACCGATCGCCCGGAACATGGAAGACCATAGCAAGGACGATGGATGGAGGCAGGATCAGCCTCCGATTTCTCCCAGGGGCCGCACTGGCGACAGTGCGGTTCTTTCTTTGTGCGCGCCGCTCAGCCGGCCGCGAACCTGGCCAGGGCTTCGCCCTGCAGGCGATACACGGTCCACTCGTCCTGCGCCCGCGCGCCGGCGGCTTCGTAGAAGTCGATCGCCGGCTGGTTCCAGTCCAGCACCGACCATTCGAAGCGGCCGCAGCCCTCGGCCAGCGCCTGCCGGGCCAGGTGCCGCAGCAAGGCCTTGCCGGCGCCGCTGCCGCGGTGTTCCGGGTCCACGTACAGGTCTTCCAGGTACAGGCCGTTGCGGCCGAGCCAGGTCGAATAGTTGTAGAAGTACACCGCATAGCCGATCGGCTGCGCGTCGGCTTCGCAGATCAGCGCGTGCGCGGTGGCGCCGGGGCCGAACAGGCTGGCGCGCAGGCCGGCCTCGTCGGTCTGCACCGCGTCCTCGGCACGCTCGTAGCGGGCCAGGTCGCGGATCAGGCGCAGGATCAGCGCCGCATCGTCGGCGGTGGCCGGGCGGATGTGCAGTGCGGCCATGTCAGCGCGCCGCCACCGCGGCGCGCATCTGCGCGATCACCGCGGCATAGTCCGGCGCATTGAAGATGGCCGAACCGGCGACGAAGGTATCGGCGCCGGCGGCGGCGATCGCGGCGATGTTGTCCGGCTTGACCCCGCCGTCGATCTCCAGCCGGATCGGCTTGCCGCTGGCGTCGATCTTGCTGCGGATCGCGCGCAGCTTGTCCAGCGCCGAGGGGATGAAGGCCTGCCCGCCGAAGCCCGGGTTGACCGACATCACCAGCACCAGGTCCAGGTCGTCGAGCACCCAATCGAGGATGTCCACCGGCGTGGCCGGATTGAGCACCAGGCCGGCCTTGCAGCCGTGCGACTTGATCAGCTGGATGCTGCGGTGCACGTGGCGGCTGGCCTCGGGATGGAAGCTGATCAGGCTGGCCCCGGCGTCGGCGAAATCCGGGATCAGCCGGTCCACCGGCTCGACCATCAGGTGCACGTCGATCGGCGCGGTGACGCCGTGCTTGCGCAGCGCCTGGCACACCATCGGGCCGATGGTCAGGTTGGGCACGTAATGGTTGTCCATCACGTCGAAATGGATCCAGTCGGCGCCGGCCTTGAGCACGGCATCCACTTCCTCGCCGAGGCGGGCGAAATCGGCGGACAGGATGGACGGGGAGATGATGCAGTCGGACATGGCGAAGGTCTCAGCGCTTGCGCAGGGTGCGGATACGGTCGTAGGCGGTGTTGAGCTGGCTGGCCTTCTTCTCGGCCCGCGCGCGCAGTTCCGGACTGGCGCCGGCGACCTTGTCGGGGTGGTACTGGGAGATCAGCCGGCGGTAGGCCAGTTCGATCTCGGCGTCGGTGGCGTCGCGGCGCACGCCCAGCTCGCGGTAGGGGTCCTCGCGCTGGCCGAGCTTGAACCAGTCAGCATCGAAGGCGTGCCCGACCAGCAGCCCGAGCACCGCGCCGAACACCGGATTGGGCCGGAACAGCAGCGCCCCGGCGATGGCGCCGAGCAGTTTTCCGTACCAGTGCATGGGCGAGGGCGGGCTCGGCGGACAAGGCCTCGCATTTTACGGCACAGCGGGGCTTTCCGGCCGTACACTACGCGGCCCGCTGTCGAGCCGCGGGCCCGCCGGGTCCCGGGACAGCCGCCATTGCGAAGTCCGTAGGAGTGCCTGTGTCCACCACGCTGTTGCAATCCGATCTGCCCGGCCTGCCGTTGCGTCACCGGGGCAAGGTCCGCGACGTATTCGATATCCCCCGCGAGCGCCTGCCTGCCGACGCCCCGCCCGGGGACTACCTGCTGATGGTCGCCACCGACCGCCTGTCCGCCTTCGACGTGGTGCTGCCCGACCCGATTCCCGGCAAGGGCGAGATGCTGTGCCAGGTCTCCAACTTCTGGTTCAAGAAGACCGAGCACCTGATGCCCAACCACCTGACCGGCATCGACGTGGCCGCGGTGCTGCCCGCCGGCGTGGACGCGGCGCTGTACGCCCGGCGCGCGGTGGTGACCAAGAAGCTCAAGCCGGTGCCGGTGGAAGCGATCGCCCGCGGCTACCTGATCGGCAGCGGCTGGAAGGACTACCAGCGCACCGGCAAGGTCAGCGGCATCGAGCTGCCCGACGGCCTGCGCCAGGCCGAGAAGCTGGCCGAACCGATCTTCACCCCCTCGACCAAGGCCGCGGTCGGCGACCACGACGAGAACATCGACTTCGACGCGATGGTCAAGACCGTCGGCGCCGAGCTGGCCGAGCGCGTGCGCGACGCCACCCTGCGCATCTACCGCTTCGCCGCCGACTTCGCCGCCGAGCGCGGCATCCTGCTGGCCGACACCAAGTTCGAGTTCGGCACCGACGCCGACGGCCGCCTGTACATCATGGACGAGATGCTGACCCCGGATTCCTCGCGCTACTGGCCGGCCGACCAATACGAAGTGGGCACCAGCCCGCCCAGCTACGACAAGCAGTTCGTGCGCGACTATCTGGAGACGCTGGACTGGGGCAAGACCGCGCCCGGCCCGCGCCTGCCGCAGGACGTGATCGACCGCACCCGCGCCAAGTACGCCGAGGCGCTGCAGCGGCTGGCGGGGATTTCGATCGACTGACCGATCCCTGCCGCGATGGGAACTGGCGTGCGCGCCAGGTCCTGCCGCGCATCGCGTGCAGCGACGCGCCTGGACAAGCGCGGCGTGCACTTCGCCGCCAGCGAGGGCGACAACCACGGCACACATTCCGCCGCTGCGCAGCAGCGGCGATCGCTTACCCTGCCGCCGGATCGCGCACTTCCGGGACGCCGTCGCCATCGCGCTGCAGGGCGAAGAGCAGCCCCCAGGCCACCAGCGACACGGCGACCACCACGTAGCCGACCGTATCGAAATGCTGCAGCTTGCCGTCGGCGCCCAGCGCGACGATGTGCCCGGCGATCAGCGACGCCAGGCCGCCGGACAGCTGCTGCACGGAGGCGCCGATCGCGTTGAACGCGCCGCGCTGCTTCAGCGCCGGCACCGAGGCGGCCAATGCCTGGTACGGGATCATGCGCGAGAAGATCGCGGCGAACAGCAGCACGTTGACCCCGATCAGCATCGGCAGCGAGACCCGGCCAAGATGGGTGTAGATCAGCACCATGAGGATGCTGAGCACCGTGCCGAAGCTGAACACGCGCAAGGTGCCGAAGCGGTCGGTCGCCCTGCCGATCAACGGGCCGAACACGATGGCGCAGACCCCGGTGATCAGATAGATGGTGGGCAGGCTGTGCAGGTCGATGCCGAGATTGCCGACGATGTACGCGCTGCCGAACGGCATCAGCATGAAGCCGCCGGTGCTCAGCAGCGCGGTCGTCGCGAACGCCAGTTGGTGGCGCGGCACGGCGAGGGTGCGCAGCAGATGTCGCCACGCGCCATGTTCGCGCGGCGCCTGCAGATGCGCGGCGACCGGTTGCAGCCGCCACGCCACGACCAGGCCGGCGGCCAGGCCGAGCGCGGCCATCGCCAGGAATGGCGCATGCCAGTCCCAGCGGTTGGACAGGGACAGGCCGATCGGAATCCCCAGCACCTGGCTGGCGGCGAAGGCGGTCTGGATCAATCCCATCACCCGGCCACGCAGCTGCGCGCGGAACAGGTCGGTGGCGATGGCCAGCACCACCGAGCCGATCACGCCCCCGAACAGCCCGGTGACGATGCGCGCCAGCAACAGGCTGTGGAAGCTTTGCGCCAAGCCGCACCACGCGGTGCCGACCACGAAACCGGTGTAGAAGAACAGCAGGATCTTCTTGCGATCGAACCTGTCGGCAAAGCCTGCCGTCAGCAAGCCCGACG includes these proteins:
- the yegS gene encoding lipid kinase YegS, which codes for MAAPHWRLILNGKSAGDEPLREAVSALRERGIQLQVRVTWEEGDAERYVAEAVADGADCIVAAGGDGTLSEVASALAHHHAAAAALPALGLVPLGTANDFATAAGIPDTPLAALELVAQAPAVAIDLLRIEAEHGPHWCANVASGGFGTQVTVDTDEGLKKMLGGLAYLITGMGRLGQIDPIQARFEGPEFAWEGEFIALGLGNGRQAGGGQALCPDALLDDGLLDLTIVPEMSGEVAATLGTLVTSGKQAALERVAVRAQLPWVRIDAAMPLTLNLDGEPETSRHFRIDCVAGRLRMHLPADSALLRGRAG
- a CDS encoding GNAT family N-acetyltransferase, which translates into the protein MAALHIRPATADDAALILRLIRDLARYERAEDAVQTDEAGLRASLFGPGATAHALICEADAQPIGYAVYFYNYSTWLGRNGLYLEDLYVDPEHRGSGAGKALLRHLARQALAEGCGRFEWSVLDWNQPAIDFYEAAGARAQDEWTVYRLQGEALARFAAG
- the rpe gene encoding ribulose-phosphate 3-epimerase — encoded protein: MSDCIISPSILSADFARLGEEVDAVLKAGADWIHFDVMDNHYVPNLTIGPMVCQALRKHGVTAPIDVHLMVEPVDRLIPDFADAGASLISFHPEASRHVHRSIQLIKSHGCKAGLVLNPATPVDILDWVLDDLDLVLVMSVNPGFGGQAFIPSALDKLRAIRSKIDASGKPIRLEIDGGVKPDNIAAIAAAGADTFVAGSAIFNAPDYAAVIAQMRAAVAAR
- a CDS encoding DnaJ domain-containing protein is translated as MHWYGKLLGAIAGALLFRPNPVFGAVLGLLVGHAFDADWFKLGQREDPYRELGVRRDATDAEIELAYRRLISQYHPDKVAGASPELRARAEKKASQLNTAYDRIRTLRKR
- a CDS encoding phosphoribosylaminoimidazolesuccinocarboxamide synthase; amino-acid sequence: MSTTLLQSDLPGLPLRHRGKVRDVFDIPRERLPADAPPGDYLLMVATDRLSAFDVVLPDPIPGKGEMLCQVSNFWFKKTEHLMPNHLTGIDVAAVLPAGVDAALYARRAVVTKKLKPVPVEAIARGYLIGSGWKDYQRTGKVSGIELPDGLRQAEKLAEPIFTPSTKAAVGDHDENIDFDAMVKTVGAELAERVRDATLRIYRFAADFAAERGILLADTKFEFGTDADGRLYIMDEMLTPDSSRYWPADQYEVGTSPPSYDKQFVRDYLETLDWGKTAPGPRLPQDVIDRTRAKYAEALQRLAGISID
- a CDS encoding MFS transporter, which gives rise to MSAEAAVVPSGFTAYQKVVAGMLAFLQFAVILDFMLMSPLGASIMPALRIGPTQFGLVVSAYAFSAAASGLLTAGFADRFDRKKILLFFYTGFVVGTAWCGLAQSFHSLLLARIVTGLFGGVIGSVVLAIATDLFRAQLRGRVMGLIQTAFAASQVLGIPIGLSLSNRWDWHAPFLAMAALGLAAGLVVAWRLQPVAAHLQAPREHGAWRHLLRTLAVPRHQLAFATTALLSTGGFMLMPFGSAYIVGNLGIDLHSLPTIYLITGVCAIVFGPLIGRATDRFGTLRVFSFGTVLSILMVLIYTHLGRVSLPMLIGVNVLLFAAIFSRMIPYQALAASVPALKQRGAFNAIGASVQQLSGGLASLIAGHIVALGADGKLQHFDTVGYVVVAVSLVAWGLLFALQRDGDGVPEVRDPAAG